A single genomic interval of Macaca nemestrina isolate mMacNem1 chromosome 14, mMacNem.hap1, whole genome shotgun sequence harbors:
- the LOC105496891 gene encoding neugrin-like, with amino-acid sequence MAVSLSVLLGGRVCAAVARCGFATRGVAGPGPIGREPDPDSDWEPEERELQEVESTLKGQKKAIRFQKIRRQMEAPGAPPRTLTREAMEQIRYLREEFPESWSVPKLAEGFNVSTDVIRRVLKSKFVPTLEQKLKQDQKVLKKAGLAHSLQQLRGAGNTSKLLPAGHSVSGSLLMPGHEASSKDANHSTALKVIESDSHRTNIPRRWKGRNKEIQHLEESFVPVAVPLGHPRELQKYSSDSESTRRTGSGALPSDQRSWRR; translated from the exons ATGGCGGTTTCCCTGAGTGTCTTGCTGGGGGGGCGCGTTTGCGCTGCCGTCGCTCGCTGTGGGTTCGCGACCCGGGGGGTGGCGGGCCCAGGCCCTATCGGCCGGGAGCCGGACCCCGATTCCGACTGGGAGCCGGAGGAACGGGAGCTGCAGGAGGTGGAGAG CACCCTGAAAGGACAGAAAAAAGCAATCCGATTCCAGAAAATTCGGAGGCAAATGGAGGCGCCTGGTGCCCCGCCCAGAACCCTGACTCGGGAAGCCATGGAGCAGATCCGGTATTTACGGGAGGAATTTCCAGAGTCCTGGTCAGTTCCCAAGTTGGCTGAAGGCTTTAATGTCAGCACTGATGTGATCCGAAgagttttaaaaagcaagtttgTACCCACATTGGAGCAGAAGCTGAAGCAGGATCAAAAAGTCCTTAAGAAAGCTGGGCTTGCCCACTCTCTCCAGCAGCTCCGGGGCGCTGGAAATACCTCAAAGCTGCTCCCTGCAGGCCACTCTGTATCAGGCTCTTTGCTTATGCCAGGGCATGAAGCCTCATCCAAAGACGCGAATCACAGCACAGCTTTGAAAGTGATAGAGTCAGACAGTCACAGGACAAATATACCAAGGAGatggaagggaagaaataaagaaatccaGCACCTGGAGGAGAGCTTTGTGCCTGTTGCTGTACCCCTAGGTCATCCAAGAGAGCTACAGAAGTACTCCAGTGATTCTGAGAGCACCAGAAGAACTGGCAGTGGTGCATTGCCAAGTGATCAGAGAAGCTGGAGGAGGTGA